A window of Bacteroidota bacterium contains these coding sequences:
- a CDS encoding PKD domain-containing protein, with protein sequence MNLKIPFTILLLILNLYSISQQWNNWYFGARAGITFNSGSPVVITNSFMNASEGCATVSNSAGSILFYTDGIKVWDRTNNFMPNGTNLFGHGSTTHAAIVVPKPRDTNRYYVFTADAADHDFTNGYRYSEVDMTLNGGLGDVTANRNVLLYTPCTEKLAAVRHPNGIDYWVITKEWNNNRYRVYKIDCGGINTTPIISDVGVIHGGTTQPYFGGIGTIKVSPDGRKIAAAITGGPGCGVQILDFNTATGQLSNPVFLTGYFEPALRPYGVEFSPNSSLLYVSSGNNKDVFQYDLSSNNETTINASKYTTITNDFHNAMQLGPDNKIYVTDFFSDHLSVINNPDVYGVGMNFAEAVIALNGRLCFAGLPAIIGNSTAAPLPPIDFTYSFINCYVQFSGTTNGLSGTFRWHWDFGDGVTDTFQTVRHSYRGSGSYNVQLTVYSTSPCGVSDTFRISKPVIINNVFSVDFLNTGNCANQIYQFTDNTVLNTGAITGYSWDFGDGNNSVQQSPAHSYASPGVFTVKFVVSTSGVCRADSIEKTIFVDTRPVVDFSFVGGCKDSAILLTDASSNATGGVAQWTWDFGNGNTSTIQNPTANYSIPGNFNVTLTAISQHGCRGSLIKPISIESAPTADYSFNTVCLGKPVTFTDNSTNSLGNIISWQWNFGDNSGSTLRNPVHSFMQEGDFPVTLIASTQNGCNSISHLETLIVRQAIANAGRDTIAVYNEPIQLNGSGGANYQWSPSAFLNNSNIANPVATLTNDQVFSLNITTAQGCTGTDNVSITVVKTFDIYVPSGFTPNGDGKNELLQPYPLGIREMEYFRIFNRWGQMVFASKNSSDGWNGKLNGINQPVGVYVWIINAIDIAGKRVERKGTSVLIR encoded by the coding sequence ATGAACCTGAAAATACCATTTACTATACTGCTTTTAATATTAAATCTTTATTCCATTTCACAACAATGGAATAACTGGTATTTTGGCGCGAGGGCAGGTATTACCTTTAATTCCGGCAGCCCTGTTGTGATAACCAATAGTTTTATGAATGCTAGTGAAGGCTGTGCCACGGTGAGCAATAGTGCAGGTAGCATTCTTTTCTATACGGATGGAATAAAAGTCTGGGACCGGACAAATAATTTCATGCCTAATGGAACGAATTTGTTTGGGCATGGTTCGACAACCCATGCAGCCATCGTTGTCCCGAAACCAAGAGATACGAATCGTTATTATGTTTTTACAGCTGATGCTGCTGATCATGATTTTACAAATGGATATCGTTATTCAGAAGTAGATATGACATTGAATGGTGGTCTGGGAGATGTAACGGCAAACAGGAATGTACTTCTCTACACCCCATGCACTGAAAAACTGGCTGCTGTAAGACATCCCAACGGAATTGACTATTGGGTCATTACCAAAGAATGGAATAATAATCGTTACCGGGTGTATAAGATTGATTGTGGCGGGATCAATACAACACCTATAATTTCAGATGTGGGTGTGATCCATGGGGGTACAACACAACCATATTTTGGTGGTATTGGCACGATCAAAGTATCACCTGACGGAAGAAAAATAGCTGCGGCCATAACAGGAGGACCTGGTTGTGGTGTACAAATATTGGATTTTAATACAGCTACGGGACAGCTCTCCAACCCGGTATTCCTGACTGGTTATTTTGAGCCGGCCCTGCGTCCTTATGGTGTTGAGTTTTCACCCAATTCCTCTCTGCTATATGTCAGTTCAGGTAACAATAAAGATGTATTTCAATATGACCTGTCATCCAATAATGAGACCACCATCAATGCATCGAAGTATACAACCATCACCAATGACTTTCACAATGCCATGCAACTCGGCCCCGATAATAAGATTTATGTCACAGATTTTTTTTCGGATCATTTGAGTGTTATTAATAACCCCGATGTTTATGGAGTAGGGATGAATTTTGCCGAAGCGGTGATTGCATTAAATGGTCGTCTTTGTTTTGCAGGGTTGCCTGCGATCATCGGAAATTCAACTGCAGCGCCACTGCCTCCTATTGATTTTACTTACTCGTTCATTAATTGTTACGTGCAATTCTCGGGAACTACCAATGGATTATCGGGCACCTTTAGATGGCATTGGGATTTTGGAGATGGTGTTACGGACACATTTCAAACTGTAAGACATTCGTACAGGGGTTCGGGTAGTTATAATGTACAGCTTACAGTTTATTCAACCAGTCCTTGCGGTGTCAGTGATACATTTCGAATATCAAAACCTGTTATTATCAATAATGTTTTCTCTGTCGATTTTTTGAATACAGGGAATTGTGCAAACCAGATTTATCAATTCACAGATAATACAGTTTTGAATACAGGTGCAATAACAGGTTATAGCTGGGATTTTGGTGACGGGAATAATTCGGTTCAGCAAAGCCCGGCACATAGCTATGCTAGTCCGGGTGTCTTTACGGTGAAGTTTGTGGTTTCAACGAGTGGTGTTTGTCGCGCCGATAGTATTGAAAAGACAATCTTTGTTGATACGAGACCTGTCGTTGATTTTAGCTTCGTTGGTGGATGTAAAGACTCAGCGATACTATTGACCGATGCGTCAAGCAATGCAACTGGCGGCGTTGCACAATGGACCTGGGACTTTGGAAATGGAAACACTTCAACTATTCAAAACCCTACTGCTAATTATTCTATTCCTGGCAATTTTAATGTGACACTTACAGCAATATCTCAGCATGGGTGCCGGGGCTCGTTAATAAAACCAATCAGCATCGAAAGTGCCCCGACTGCAGACTATAGTTTTAATACCGTGTGCCTTGGCAAACCAGTAACGTTTACTGATAACTCAACAAACAGTTTAGGAAATATAATAAGTTGGCAATGGAATTTTGGAGACAATTCGGGTTCGACACTTCGAAATCCTGTTCATTCTTTTATGCAAGAAGGAGATTTCCCAGTAACGTTAATTGCCTCAACACAAAATGGATGCAATTCTATCAGTCATCTGGAAACTTTGATCGTAAGGCAGGCGATCGCCAATGCAGGCAGAGATACTATTGCTGTATATAATGAGCCCATTCAGTTGAATGGATCCGGAGGTGCAAACTATCAATGGTCCCCTTCTGCATTTTTGAATAATTCAAATATCGCTAATCCAGTTGCGACGCTTACGAATGACCAGGTATTTAGTTTAAACATTACAACAGCGCAGGGTTGTACAGGAACTGATAACGTATCCATTACTGTGGTTAAAACATTTGATATATATGTGCCTTCTGGTTTTACTCCCAATGGTGATGGAAAGAATGAATTGCTTCAACCTTATCCTCTTGGGATAAGAGAGATGGAGTATTTCAGGATCTTCAACCGATGGGGACAGATGGTATTTGCAAGTAAGAACTCGAGTGATGGTTGGAATGGGAAGCTGAATGGCATCAATCAACCAGTTGGTGTGTATGTGTGGATCATTAATGCAATTGATATCGCAGGAAAGCGGGTTGAAAGAAAAGGCACCTCAGTGCTGATCCGATAA